The Palleronia sp. THAF1 genome contains the following window.
GCTTTTGCAGGTCCACGATGAACTGTTGTTCGAGGTGGACGAAGGCCATCAGGATGCGCTGATCGCCACCGCTCGTGAGGTGATGGAGGGGGCCGCCAATCCCACCGTTCACCTGACCGTCCCGTTGGATGCCGACGCGGGGCAGGGGGCGAGTTGGGCCGACGCGCATTGATTTGCGAATCGGCCCGGTTTCCGAAAGTGGCAAAAGTTTGACCGTCAGGAGACTTGCCGATGGCCTCTCGTCCCAGACCCCGGCCGCGCCACAAGACAGAGGGTCCGCCCCGGCTTATCGCGTTCAACAAGCCGATGAACGTTCTGTCACAGTTCACCGACGATGGGCACTGGCCGGGGCTGAAACGGTGGCTTGATTTGCCCGGCGTCTATCCGGCAGGGCGGCTGGACCGAGATAGCGAAGGGTTGCTTCTGCTGACCAATGACGGAGCCTTGCAGGCGCGTATCACGGACCCTGCGCACAAGTGGCCGAAGACCTATCTGGTTCAGGTCGAGGGTACGCCGACGGATGAACAGCTTCAGAAGCTGGAACAAGGTGTTACGCTTAAGGACGGCCCGACGCTGCCAGCGCAGATCACGCGTATCGATCCGCCCGATTTATGGCTGCGCGACCCGCCCGTGCGCGTGCGGAAAACGGTGCCCGACGCGTGGCTGCGGATCATCCTGCGCGAAGGACGTAACCGCCAGGTCAGGCGCATGACCGCCCACGTCGACCTGCCGACCCTGCGGCTTGTACGGATCGCAATTGGCCCGGTCGGGC
Protein-coding sequences here:
- a CDS encoding pseudouridine synthase, producing the protein MNVLSQFTDDGHWPGLKRWLDLPGVYPAGRLDRDSEGLLLLTNDGALQARITDPAHKWPKTYLVQVEGTPTDEQLQKLEQGVTLKDGPTLPAQITRIDPPDLWLRDPPVRVRKTVPDAWLRIILREGRNRQVRRMTAHVDLPTLRLVRIAIGPVGLDDLAPGEWRDIDPKIATV